In Chitinophaga oryzae, the sequence CCTTGCTATGATGGTTATTAGTTGTAACGGCGGGTTCCCTTAAAGCATGCAGCAGCTTGATTTCCTGGGCCAGCTGCCGCACAGTGGGCCTTTTAAACAGTTCCCGCATATCTACTTTCACATCGAACTGTTGCTGAACAGCATTTAATATGCGGATTACGCCGAGGCTGTGTCCTCCCAGTTCGAAGAAGCTGTCGTTGACGCCTATTTCGTCCACGCCCAGTACTTCTTCCCAGATATTCACCAGGGTGGCTTCCATGTCATCTGCGGGAGGCTCTCCGGTTTTGTGGGCATGTACCTCCAGCGGCAGCATTTTTTCCAATGCCCGCCGGTCGGTTTTTCCATTGGGCGTAAGCGGCATCTGCCCGATGGCTATAATGTGGGCGGGCACCATGTAGTCGGGCAACAGCCCCGCCAGGCGATCCCGCAGCCGGGTGGCCACATCATCGCCGGCCGCTACGACATAAGCAACCAGCATAGTCCTGCCATCAGCGCCTTCCATAGGCAGCACCTCCGCTGCTTTAACAGATTCCTGCCGTAGCAGTACGCTTTCAATTTCTCCCGGCTCGATCCTGTTTCCCCGTATTTTTACCTGGTAGTCTTTTCTTCCATAAAATTCAATGCTCCCATCCGGCAGGAACCGGCCGACGTCCCCCGTTTTGTACATTCTCTCCGAAGTAGCTCCGCCGAAAGGACTATCCATAAAGGCGCCTGCGGTTTTCTCCGGATCGTTCAGGTATCCCCTGCCAACGCCAATGCCTGCCACATAAATCTCGCCGGCTACTCCCACGGGGCATAACTGCCGGTGGGCGTCGAGCACATAGATGTTCATGTTCCTTACCGGCTTTCCTATCGGAATATTATCCGTCAGCGGCGCCTCCGTCATAAAATGGTGGGTGATATCATCCGACGCCTCCGTAGGCCCGTAGGCGTTGACCATCGGCACATGCGGATAAAACTCAAACCACTTCCTTACCAATGCCGCTTTGAGCGTTTCACCGGTAACAACAAGGTATCTTAATGACAGCGTTGGCCTTTCTTCCTGCTGCGCCAGCAAATCCAGTAAGAGCGAAAGGTAGGACGGTACCACTTCCAGAATGGTAACTCCTTCACGGCGTATTTTTTCCCACCAGGCCAGCGGCTCAAATATCTCCTGATCGCTGTATATGACGGTCCTGCCTCCCGTTATCAGCGCCGCAAAAAACTGCCATACAGATATATCAAAACTCTGGGAAGCATTCTGGGCTACCACGCTGGTAGCCGACATCTCCAGGCTTTCCGTTTTCGCATACAGGTGATTGAGCATTCCCTGATGCTCAATCATCACTCCCTTGGGTTCGCCGGTGGAACCGGAGGTAAATATCACATAGGCCAGATCGGCCGGTATAAGTTGTACCGGCGTTGGTATATTTTCTTCGCCGTCTGCCGTCAAAAGATTTATCAGCGCCGCAGACCCGCCGGCCAGGGCCTGGTATTTTTCATCGCAGACTACCGCAGCAGGGCTGGAAGCATTTATAATTGCCTGTACCCTGGAAGCAGGATAATCAGGATCGATGGGCACATAAGCAGCGCCGCATTTCCAGATAGCGAGAATGGCAGCTACAAATAAGGAGGAACGGTCCGCCAGTATCACAACGAGGTCGCCCTTTTTTACGCCATAGGCGGTTTGCAGCCGGTAAGCCATATTGCCGGCCATTTTTTCCAGCATACGGTACGTGACGGTCCCGCTTTCATCCGTGACAGCGGGAGCATCCGGCTGCCTTTGCATATGCATTGCCAGTATATCCGGCACCGTTATAGTTTCATGTACCGCAGCACTATTGTCGTTGAATGTTTGCAGCAGTAGCCGCTTCTCCCCTTCACTGATGTAATCCACCCTGCTCAACGGAACTCCGGCATCTTTCACTACAGCTGCGAGGAACTGCGCATAGTGGCCGGACAAGCGCACGATTTCTTCCCGTTCAAAAACGTCTGTATTGTAAGAGAGCGACAGCTGAATACCCCCGCTGGTTTCTGCGAAGGAAAAAGTAAGATCAAACTGACTGGTTTCTGCTTTCAACCCATCGATATAGCTGGCCGTTAGTCCTTCCATTCCGTCATCTCCGCTATATATATTGGTGTTGCTCTGATTCTGCAGTACCACCAATACATCAAACAAAGCTGAGCGGCTAACGTCCCTGTTCACCTTGCGTAATTCCAGCAACCGGTCAAACGGACATTCCTGGTTGCCATACGCTTCCAGCAACACTTCTTTTTCTTTCAATAACAGGTCCCGGAAACTCTGCGCCGCATTGAACCGGGTACGCAGCGGCAGTGTATTCAAATAGATTCCTATCTGGTTTTCCAACTCCTGCTGCTCACGGCCTGCTACAGGAATGCCAACGATAATGTCTTCCTGTCCGGTATAGCGGTGGAACAGGCCTTTGATAGACGCCAGCAGCAGCATAAAAGGAGTAACTGCCTCCCGGTTGCAATACCGGTACAGTTCTTCCATATTGCCCTGCAGCAAGGTGACTGACAAGCTATCACCGTGATGGGTTTGTATCGGTGGGCGGGTTTTACCGGGAAAGAGGTCCAGCACCGGCAGATCGCCTTCCAGCTGGCGCATCCAGTAATCCTCCTGTTGCTGTAACTGGTCCAGCCGTGACTGTTGCCAGGCGGCGTAGTCCCGGTATTGTATCCTCAATGGCGGCAGATCGGGAAGCCTGCCATGTAACAGGGCATTATAAATGCTCACCACTTCTTTTGCGAGCACCTGCATGGACCAGCCATCGCTGATGATGTGGTGCATGGTATAAAAAAATGCGTGGTCATTGGGAGCTATTTTTACCAGTATGGTCCTCAGCAGCGGTCCTTGTCCGAGATCAAAAGGTTTCAGCTGCTCTTCCGCATAAATAGTTTTCAGTGCCTGCTCCGGCTGCGGTTCTCCGCTGATATCGCGATAGTTCCAGTTCAGTGTGATCCCTTCCGGCGGTTGTACGTACTGCATTACTTCTCCCGATGATGTTTGCCGGAATACCGTCCGCAGGCTTTCATGCCTGCTTACCACGGTATGCAGTGCCGCTTTCAGCAGCGCTTCTTCCAGCGGTCCGTTTAACCGGAGCCCCAACGCCATGTTATAAGCCAGGGAGCTGTCGGTGAAGCGGCTGAGTACCCAAAAACGGAGCTGGGCATTGCTCAAAACATAGTATTCCGAAGGCGGCAGCGCGGGAATCTCTTCTACGGCCTGCTGTCCTGCGACTGCAATCAGCGCAGCCATTTCCGCCAGGCGGGGATGACTGAAAATATCTTTGATCTGCACATCGGCAGACCACTCTTTTCTGATCCGGCTGATCAGTTGTATCGCTTTCAGGCTATGGCCTCCCAGGTCAAAAAAGTGATCGTTGACGCCGATGTTTTTCCGCTCAAGGACTTCCTCCCATATATGGGACAGGCGTTCCTCTGTTTCATTACGGGGGGCCAGGTAGGCGGCTGTTGCTCCCCGCAGCGCCGTCATATCCGGCGGAGGCAATTCACCCGCGGCCACTTTGCCGTTGGCGTTCAGCGGAAACTGGTCCAGCAGCATAATCGCCTGCGGCTGCATATATTCGGGCAAGAGTGTGGTCAACGCAGCGCTGACCATATCCACGTCCGTTCCCGGCAGCGCAGTAAAATACGCAGCCAGGCCTTTATCATTTCCCGGCAGGTCGATGACTGTTA encodes:
- a CDS encoding non-ribosomal peptide synthetase, with protein sequence MKVSIENTAHNLRIYILDEHDLLVPVGVAGKICVGYDHLSAIEKYFPGGPAHSPAPDPFRKDGWLCRTGDTGRWLEAGRLELLTDIHITDAVSDQPVPAATAFETPRSTFEQQLLDIWRSVLGKQEISIHDDFFRSGGHSLKAVQLFARVRQLMGLSLQMKDVFTHTTIAAQAAFLEKAATSRESGIVRAPHQSSYPLSHAQRRFWMLSQFEERSRAYHIANVCTLKGQLDKKALQRALSFVLNRHESLRTVFRLNEAGDVRQHVLPVWEVACAPRYEDITGSPDAGAALRAIGDREQLAVFDLSTAPLFRLTVVKTGDDEHVLFYTMHHIISDGWSMLVLLRDVMAAYNALRISALPELPRLDIQYKDYAHWQEQYLQGDTLTALEHYWMNQLSGELPVTELPLDYPRPLVQSFSGHSMIREMPASPVAALRTLCHTESTTLFTGLLSALSALLFRYTGQEDMIIGTPVGGREQLALEDQIGVYLNTLPLRMQPLGGASFGALLTKTKEVLLGAYEHQAYPFNMLTDKLAPPVNIGRSPLFDVMVVMQNQENITLDNTPDHLEGITTGGTQEFALQTSQVDLTFTFTERDGKLFLQITYNTALFKEATINRLFTHFFNLLREVTACPGQHICFLKYLSDEEEQQQLYTFNHTAVAYPSTLTIADLFEAQADSTPDAVALVYEDQRMTYRELDDAANRLAHHLMDSYHVKPDMLVGVMMDKSALMMIGILGILKAGAAYVPVDRGYPAARAGALLQDATVQLLITDSAAVFDLIEYYQGDIMALDLQLDSLPAREGRPARQAGPAHLAYVMYTSGSTGRPKGVMVTHQSVVRLVKNTGIVAFSGQDVLLSTGAVSFDAVTFEYWGMLLNGGRLVLAGRETLLDYTLLGNLVRKEAVTMMWFTASWFNQLVDADASLFATLAVVLVGGDRLSPHHIGKLRALYPSLVVINGYGPTENTTFSATWQVTDDDVEDIPIGLPVSNSTCYILDANRQLLPLGLAGELYVGGDGLARGYLQAPELTETQFIPHPFVPGERLYRTGDMCRYRPDGVITFLGRKDQQVKIRGHRVEPAEVAAAISRVAGVTQAVVTVIDLPGNDKGLAAYFTALPGTDVDMVSAALTTLLPEYMQPQAIMLLDQFPLNANGKVAAGELPPPDMTALRGATAAYLAPRNETEERLSHIWEEVLERKNIGVNDHFFDLGGHSLKAIQLISRIRKEWSADVQIKDIFSHPRLAEMAALIAVAGQQAVEEIPALPPSEYYVLSNAQLRFWVLSRFTDSSLAYNMALGLRLNGPLEEALLKAALHTVVSRHESLRTVFRQTSSGEVMQYVQPPEGITLNWNYRDISGEPQPEQALKTIYAEEQLKPFDLGQGPLLRTILVKIAPNDHAFFYTMHHIISDGWSMQVLAKEVVSIYNALLHGRLPDLPPLRIQYRDYAAWQQSRLDQLQQQEDYWMRQLEGDLPVLDLFPGKTRPPIQTHHGDSLSVTLLQGNMEELYRYCNREAVTPFMLLLASIKGLFHRYTGQEDIIVGIPVAGREQQELENQIGIYLNTLPLRTRFNAAQSFRDLLLKEKEVLLEAYGNQECPFDRLLELRKVNRDVSRSALFDVLVVLQNQSNTNIYSGDDGMEGLTASYIDGLKAETSQFDLTFSFAETSGGIQLSLSYNTDVFEREEIVRLSGHYAQFLAAVVKDAGVPLSRVDYISEGEKRLLLQTFNDNSAAVHETITVPDILAMHMQRQPDAPAVTDESGTVTYRMLEKMAGNMAYRLQTAYGVKKGDLVVILADRSSLFVAAILAIWKCGAAYVPIDPDYPASRVQAIINASSPAAVVCDEKYQALAGGSAALINLLTADGEENIPTPVQLIPADLAYVIFTSGSTGEPKGVMIEHQGMLNHLYAKTESLEMSATSVVAQNASQSFDISVWQFFAALITGGRTVIYSDQEIFEPLAWWEKIRREGVTILEVVPSYLSLLLDLLAQQEERPTLSLRYLVVTGETLKAALVRKWFEFYPHVPMVNAYGPTEASDDITHHFMTEAPLTDNIPIGKPVRNMNIYVLDAHRQLCPVGVAGEIYVAGIGVGRGYLNDPEKTAGAFMDSPFGGATSERMYKTGDVGRFLPDGSIEFYGRKDYQVKIRGNRIEPGEIESVLLRQESVKAAEVLPMEGADGRTMLVAYVVAAGDDVATRLRDRLAGLLPDYMVPAHIIAIGQMPLTPNGKTDRRALEKMLPLEVHAHKTGEPPADDMEATLVNIWEEVLGVDEIGVNDSFFELGGHSLGVIRILNAVQQQFDVKVDMRELFKRPTVRQLAQEIKLLHALREPAVTTNNHHSKEIII